A genome region from Dolichospermum compactum NIES-806 includes the following:
- a CDS encoding formylglycine-generating enzyme family protein has translation MNHPQQPREYDAVLGGNSSIPECAAVLGGIEGVKLRLQNPDAKVRIAALEQAVNYGEQGLDLVIAGLKDDSLEVQKQAYILLNDWQEKQQLLLMSQIQKQHKIKSSLMIKMQNLFFNQEKDQKDEEEKILIKQALLEKVNYVLINLIEDVRLRFKNSDSTVRFAAFEQALNYGEQGLDLVIEALKNESWDIQNAAYLILNKRTEPRIKQILQDPRQLGFKLEQIEVVTTNKYGKIIQRQPRVARYFIEDLDNSVKLEMAAIPGGTFMMGSPENEERRRDRESPQHQVTVPSFFMGKYPVTQAQYQAIMGTNPSYFNGSNRPVERVIWNDAIAFCEKLSQRTGKNYRLPSEAEWEYACRAGTTTPFHFGETITTDLANYNGDYTYGGGIKGIYREETTEVGSFGVANNFGLYDMHGNVWEWCEDSWYTSYKGAPTDGSAWLDTEENTNSKLLRGGSWLYNPGNCRSAYRHYYIFDYTYNHIGFRVVCSGAART, from the coding sequence ATGAATCATCCACAACAACCGCGAGAATACGATGCTGTGCTTGGTGGTAATAGCTCAATACCAGAATGTGCTGCGGTTTTAGGTGGTATTGAAGGGGTAAAATTACGGTTGCAAAATCCAGATGCAAAGGTGAGAATTGCTGCACTGGAGCAAGCTGTGAATTATGGAGAACAGGGTTTAGATTTAGTAATTGCAGGTTTAAAAGATGATTCATTGGAGGTGCAAAAACAGGCTTATATATTGTTAAATGATTGGCAAGAAAAACAACAATTGTTGTTAATGTCTCAAATTCAAAAACAACATAAAATAAAGTCAAGTCTGATGATAAAAATGCAAAATTTATTTTTTAATCAAGAGAAAGATCAAAAGGATGAAGAGGAAAAAATTCTTATTAAACAAGCATTATTGGAAAAAGTTAATTATGTTTTAATCAATTTAATTGAGGATGTGAGATTACGATTTAAAAATAGTGATTCTACTGTAAGATTTGCTGCATTTGAACAAGCATTGAATTATGGAGAACAGGGTTTGGATTTGGTTATTGAAGCTTTAAAAAATGAGTCTTGGGATATTCAAAATGCGGCTTATTTAATATTAAATAAAAGAACAGAACCAAGAATTAAGCAAATATTACAAGATCCTCGTCAATTAGGTTTTAAACTAGAACAAATTGAAGTAGTCACAACTAACAAATATGGCAAAATTATTCAGCGTCAGCCGCGTGTAGCTAGATATTTTATAGAAGATTTGGATAATAGTGTAAAACTAGAAATGGCTGCAATTCCTGGTGGTACTTTTATGATGGGTTCACCAGAAAATGAAGAGAGAAGACGTGATAGGGAAAGTCCCCAACATCAAGTGACTGTTCCTAGTTTCTTCATGGGAAAATATCCAGTAACACAGGCACAATATCAAGCTATTATGGGAACTAACCCTTCTTATTTCAATGGTAGTAATCGCCCTGTTGAAAGAGTTATTTGGAATGATGCAATAGCTTTCTGTGAAAAGTTAAGCCAAAGGACAGGAAAAAACTATAGATTACCTAGTGAAGCTGAATGGGAATATGCTTGTCGAGCAGGAACTACCACACCATTTCACTTTGGAGAGACGATTACAACGGATTTAGCTAACTATAATGGTGACTACACTTATGGCGGTGGGATTAAAGGAATTTACCGAGAAGAAACAACAGAAGTAGGCAGCTTTGGAGTAGCGAATAATTTTGGCTTATACGATATGCACGGCAATGTCTGGGAGTGGTGTGAAGACAGTTGGTATACTAGCTATAAAGGTGCGCCGACAGATGGGAGCGCATGGCTAGATACTGAAGAAAATACCAATTCTAAGCTGCTGCGCGGTGGTTCGTGGCTCTACAATCCTGGGAATTGCCGTTCTGCTTATCGCCACTACTACATCTTCGATTACACCTACAACCATATTGGTTTTCGGGTTGTGTGTAGTGGTGCGGCGAGGACTTGA
- a CDS encoding SUMF1/EgtB/PvdO family nonheme iron enzyme has protein sequence MNHPQQPREYDAVLGGNSPSPEGAAVLGGIEGVKLRLQNPDAKVRIAALEQAVNYGEQGLDLVIAGLKDESWDIQNAAYLILNKRTEPRIKQILQDPRQLGFKLEQIQVVTVNKFGEIIQRQPRIARYFTEDVGNGVKLEMAAIPGGTFMMGSPENEDRSLDNESPQHQVSVPSFFMGKYPVTQAQYQAIMGNNLSHFQGQNRPVESVSWNDAVKFCEKLSQRTGKTYRLPSEAEWEYACRAGTTTPFHFGETITTDLANYYGNYTYASAPRGEYRKQTTDVGSFPPNAFGLYDMHGNVREWCLDDWVNRYNNAPTNGSAVTSSTTSKLLCGASWSDVPVYCRSASRLYYNRAVRVNDSGFRVVCFSAART, from the coding sequence ATGAATCATCCACAACAACCGCGAGAATACGATGCTGTGCTTGGTGGTAATAGTCCATCACCAGAAGGTGCTGCGGTTTTAGGTGGTATTGAAGGGGTAAAGTTGCGGTTGCAAAATCCAGATGCAAAGGTGAGAATTGCTGCACTTGAGCAAGCTGTGAATTATGGAGAACAGGGTTTAGATTTAGTAATTGCAGGTTTAAAAGATGAATCTTGGGATATTCAAAATGCGGCTTATTTAATATTAAATAAAAGAACAGAACCAAGAATTAAGCAAATATTACAAGATCCTCGTCAATTAGGTTTTAAACTAGAACAAATTCAAGTAGTAACAGTTAATAAATTTGGGGAAATCATTCAACGACAGCCCCGTATAGCTAGATATTTTACTGAAGATGTGGGTAATGGTGTCAAATTAGAAATGGCTGCAATTCCTGGTGGTACTTTTATGATGGGTTCACCGGAAAATGAAGATAGAAGCTTGGATAATGAAAGTCCTCAACATCAGGTTTCTGTTCCTAGTTTTTTTATGGGGAAATATCCAGTAACACAGGCACAATATCAAGCGATCATGGGTAATAACCTTTCTCACTTCCAAGGTCAAAACCGCCCTGTGGAAAGCGTTAGTTGGAATGATGCGGTTAAATTCTGTGAAAAGTTAAGCCAAAGGACAGGAAAAACCTACAGATTACCTAGTGAAGCTGAATGGGAATATGCTTGTAGAGCCGGAACTACCACACCATTTCACTTTGGAGAGACAATTACAACGGATTTAGCTAACTATTATGGTAATTATACTTACGCTTCTGCTCCTAGAGGTGAGTATCGTAAACAAACTACAGATGTAGGCTCTTTTCCCCCTAACGCTTTTGGTTTGTATGATATGCACGGGAATGTCCGGGAGTGGTGTTTGGATGATTGGGTAAATAGGTATAATAACGCGCCTACAAATGGTAGTGCTGTGACAAGCTCAACTACGTCAAAACTGCTGTGCGGTGCTTCGTGGTCCGACGTTCCTGTATACTGCCGTTCTGCCTCCCGCCTCTACTACAACCGCGCTGTCAGGGTCAACGATAGCGGTTTTCGCGTTGTCTGTTTTAGTGCGGCGAGGACTTAA
- a CDS encoding GUN4 domain-containing protein yields MNHPQQPREYDAVLGGNSPSPEGAAVLGGIEGVKLRLQNPDAKVRIAALEQAVNYGEQGLDLVIVCLNDESWNVEYAAYSLLKSRTEPTIKQILTEFDAPLKKYSTDYTSLRDCLALGKWKEADEETARVMLTVAKRDKEAWLDAEHIQNFSCKDIHIIDQLWVKYSNGHFGFSVQKRIYKMLGGTTKYNYKIWCKFGDYVGWRKGEKWLCYSDIEFDIRSSEGNLPLVGAVIGERIPPGWGEFGVPLWGLSPLLLRLVSCNI; encoded by the coding sequence ATGAATCATCCACAACAACCGCGAGAATACGATGCTGTGCTTGGTGGTAATAGTCCATCACCAGAAGGTGCTGCGGTTTTAGGTGGTATTGAAGGGGTAAAGTTGCGGTTGCAAAATCCAGATGCAAAGGTGAGAATTGCTGCACTTGAGCAAGCTGTGAATTATGGAGAACAGGGTTTAGATTTAGTGATTGTATGTTTAAATGATGAATCTTGGAATGTAGAATATGCGGCTTATTCGTTATTAAAATCTCGAACAGAACCAACAATTAAACAAATATTAACAGAGTTCGATGCACCTTTAAAAAAATATTCAACTGACTACACATCTTTACGTGACTGTCTTGCTTTGGGAAAGTGGAAGGAGGCAGACGAGGAAACAGCACGAGTAATGTTAACTGTAGCAAAACGGGACAAAGAAGCTTGGTTAGATGCTGAACACATTCAAAATTTCTCGTGTAAAGATATTCACATTATTGACCAGTTGTGGGTAAAGTACAGTAATGGACATTTTGGATTTTCTGTACAAAAGCGCATTTATAAAATGTTGGGGGGAACAACGAAATACAATTACAAAATTTGGTGTAAATTTGGCGATTATGTGGGATGGAGAAAAGGAGAAAAATGGCTGTGTTATAGTGATATTGAATTTGATATAAGATCATCAGAAGGAAACCTCCCTTTAGTGGGGGCTGTTATTGGAGAACGCATACCGCCAGGTTGGGGTGAGTTTGGTGTACCTTTGT